The genomic window AAGCTCTTCCTGCCTCTCTCCAAGGTCAGCATCCCACCTCGCATCTTGGTCACCATCGGGGTGTCCGGGATTGGCAAAAGCACGCTGGTGAAGTTCTTTGTCTACACCTGGGCAAAGGGGGAGATCAACAAGGACATCACCTTCGTGCTGCCCCTCACCTTCAGGGAGCTGAACACCCACGAGAAGCTCTCTGCTGAGCGACTCATCTGCTTGGCCCTCCCCCACATCACTGAGCCCAGCTGCATCttggcaggggctgccaggaCCCTGCTGATCCTTGATGGCCTGGATGAGTTCAAGACCCCTTTGGATTTTTCCAATGCTGTGGTATGCACCGACCCCAAAAGGGAGATGCAAGTAGAGAGCCTGATCACCAACATCATCCgtggcaacctgctgcaggaggcctcCGTCTGGGTGACGTCGCGGCCGGCAGCGGCCGGCCAGATCCCCGCCGGGCTTGTGGACCGAATGACAGAGATACGAGGCCTTGGAGCTGCTGAGATGAAGGACTTCTTGGACCAGATGTTCCTTGATAACAGAGATCTCTCCAACCAAGTCCTCCACCACATCAGGGCCAACAGGTCCTTGCATGCCATGTGCACCGTCCCTGGCATTTGCTGCATTTCTGGTTCCTCAATCGCTTATTACCTAAAAACCAGCGCCCACCACTCCCAGGAGaccaccaccagccccaggacCCTCTCAGAAGTCTACTCCTATTACTTTAAAATGGCCTTGAGCAGTGACTGGCCTGAGAAGCCTCGAGAATCGCTTAGGATTGAGCAGGTGGTGGCCAACAGCAAGAAGGtggtgggcagcctgggccggcTGGCCTTCTACGGGCTGCTCAGGAGGAAGCACGTCTTCTACGAGCAGGACATGAAGGTCTACGGTGTTGACTTGTccgtgctgcagagcagcctgtgcagtAGACTTCTGCTCAAGGAGGAGGTGCAGCCCTTCACAGCCTACTACTTCTCCCACTTAACCGTGCAGGAGTTCCTAGCAGCCCTTTATTACTACACGGCTGCCAAGCGGGCGCTGTTCGACCTCTTCACGGAGAGCGGCGTGTCCTGGCCCAAGCTGGGCTTCCTCAGCCACTTCAGGAGCGCTGTTCAGAGgtctctgcaggcagaggacaGGCAGCTAGACATCTTTGTGCGCTTTCTCTGCGggctcctctccccacaggTGAACAAGCTGCTTTCTGGGTGGCTGGTGGTGAAGGATGAGCACAACAGCTTCAGGAGCCAAGCCATCAGCCTCCTGCAGGACTGCCTGAACACCAACTACGTCATCTCCTCCCGGGTGGTGAACACCATGCACTGCCTCTCCGAAATCCAGCACACGGAGGTCGCCAAGGCTGTGGAGGAAGCCATGAAGAACGAGAGCTTGGCTGGGATGCTCACCCCCGTgaactgctctgccctggcttaTCTGCTGCAGGTCTCTGAGGTCTGTGTCAAGGAGACCAACCTCTCCAACTGCCTCACCTACAACATCTGTAAAAgcctgctctcccagctcctcttctgccACAACCTCAGGTGAGTTCTGGTAGGATTGCCCTGGGAGAAGCAAGCAGGGACACTGGGCTGTGACTTGGGTGTTGATATGAGACACAGGCCCACCAGCACTGTCCATTAGAAGAGAGCTGCCTTGGAGATGGCACAAAGTCAGCTTTGTTTTCATGCTTGTGTTTTTCCACCTTTAATGGGAAGATCTCATGGCAGAGTAGTCCTTTCTCCACACTGTTCTCCAGATGCTTGTGTCTGCTCTTTCCCTGTGTCTTCTCAAGGCTGGACAATAACCAGTTTAAGGACAATGcaatggagctgctgggcagcgtGCTGAGTGCAAAGGATTGCCAGATCCAGAAGCTCAGGTAGGACCTGGCCCAGGGCAGACAGACTGTTCCTGGggatgctgagcagagctgggagcacctCGAAACCAGGGTGAGGGTCCTACAGGAACATCTCTCTCACTGGCTCCCTGGGGGGTCTGGTGACCTTGTGTCATTGTGGTGGCTGGGCAGGCTGTCTCACTCAGCCTTCCTGGGACCACTGCCTGCTCTTTGTTCCTAAATATATGTGTAGGAATCCATGGGTTATCCCAACACActgctcccctggtgcagcttgaggccattgcctcttgtcctgtcccttgttccttgggagcagagcccaagccccacctggctccagcctcctctcaggttgctgtagagagcaatgaggtcttccctcagcctccttttctctgggctaaacaacctcaggtccctcagctgcttctcccctcttctccaggtcttATGGAGAGGACAGGTTCCTGGCCCTGTGCAAGGGAGATGCCTTCCCCCAGACAGATGGGTCCCCATTTTCttcacctccttcccttcttcagggctgctcatgGAGATCCCCATACTGCCACCATGACACAAATGGGATTTAAGCCCAGAAAccctcccaccctgcccttGCAAACCCTTGGCTGGTATCCACCCCAGGAGAGCAGACCTCAGAGCATCCAGCACTTTGCATGGCTCCACTGTGAACCAAATTCTCCCCATGGCTTTCTTttgctcacccagcccagctgcgtcctggaacacagcaggggctgtgagagcctcttttcccccctggaAAACTCCCAACCTTTCCCTTTCCATGCAGCTTGGCAGAGAATCAGATCAACAACAAAGGAGCTAAAGCCTTGGCCAGGTCACTGATGGTGAACAGGAGCCTTATGGCGCTGGAGTAAGTGTCCCCCTTCAGCACCTGCCACAATGTGTTCCTCACTGGGAGCTTGGCTCCACCTGGTCCGACCGAGTtggggaggtgcttcagcccccaaagccactgctgctcaggaggTGATCTTGAGCTGCTGGCCTGTTGCCCCACTCCAGCAGTGCCTGAGCTTGTGCCATGTGGTGGCACTTGGGTGCCCCTTGGCACATGCCCACGGCTTTGCTAACTTTGGCTCCCCTGCCCGTCTCGCCCCAGCCTGAGGAGCAACTCCATCGGCCCCACCGGTGCCAAAGCCCTGGCTGATGCACTGAAGAAGAACCAAGTCCTGCTCTCCCTAAAGTAAGTCAacttctgcagcacctctggCAGTAGGACAGGCCCACTCCAGCCTGTCCTATCGAGGTGTTCTCCCCCTTGAGGGCCAGCAGGTGGGGAGACCATGGACAAGGCTTGGTTTGGATGTGCCAGGCAGTGAGCACAGGTGcgagcagcagggacacagggacCTGGGAAGCCCTGGGCTAGAGGTGTTTGGACCCTTCTGCCTCCCAGCTTCAGAGGGTCCAGGTTGAGGTCCACATCCATCTCTCACATAGGAGCTCACAGGGGGCATGGAGGGTGGCATCTCCCATGGGATAGGAGGGAGAGCCCCAGGCAAATTCCCATCTCACACCAGATATGGGGACAAGCAAACACCAAGGCCAGGTGACCACCACCCTTCATGGTCCCtcactgctgcagaagcagccatgCACAGCTTCACTCCTCTCTccttgcagcctgcagcacaatgCCATCAAGGAGGATGGTGCCAGCTTCCTGGCCGAGGCCCTGCTGAGCAATCACAGGCTGGTGACCCTGCAGTGAGTGACCAGGACCCACTGTTCCCcatcccaggcacccagcagacCAAGGTGTCAGTGAGGGGCACTTGGCACCTGCCATTCATGGGTGCTGCCCTCAcctttgcagcctgcagaagaatgCCATCGGTGCCCATGGTGCCAGGAAGGTGGCCGAGGCGCTGAAGCAGAACCGCAGCCTGAAGGAGCTGATGTAAGTGAAGCACAGGGAGGAGGGGCCCTGCACCATGCCAGGTCCTCTGGGATCTctgggcaggaggggtgggcaggggccTGGACCACACAACACAGGCAGGAGAGACTGTGGCAGCTGTGCCCAAGGACTGGCAGGGGTGGAGTGGGACAAGGACTGCAGCACTTCTCTTGGAGCGACCCTGGGGAGATGCTCTCCGTCTCTCCTGGATGCTGTccatatctccagggatgtagGGAGCTAGGTAGAGAGCCAAGAGGCTAAGCAGAGGCAAGCTCCAAGGCCTGTGTACACATGCAAAGCTCTCTCAGCTCCAGCCCAACAGAGAGGAACAGAGTGGggtgcaggctggaagggagcccacAGCGAGTTCATGCTTATTGCTGGAacaggaagggcctggagcagagggaccTTGTGCTGGTCTCAGCTGGTTGCAGCATGGCTGTTGGGGACATCAGCTCTTCCTCCTGTCTCTTAGACTCTCCAGCAATATGGTGGGAGACAATGGCTCAGTTGCCTTGGCTGAAGCTCTGAAGGTGAACCACACTCTGCAAAGCCTTGAGTAAGTCCTTCCTCCACACCTGGCCTCCTGCTTGCCcaaaagagcccagcccagcctcctgactccagcagcacctcccaccCTTCACACCACCCCAGACCCCTCCACATGGGTCCCATTCCATGTGTCTCCCATCCCAAGTCCCCTGGTGGGACACAGGGCAGAGGGTGCTCGGTGTAGGCCAGAccaccaagcagcagcccaggtcaaagccagcagctggcaggagggccCTGCCTCCACCACCAGAGCACTGCAGGAGTTAAGTCTCAGCCcagattgttttgtttctgctttggaggacaccagcagctttgggccttcctcctctctcccatgTGATGGGAGTTGGCTAAGGAGGCAGGCAGTGGGCTGCTGTCTGGCAGAGTTGTGGTGGGGTGGAGCAGCCTTCATCACCCTTGGGAACAGCAGCCAGAGAGAACAGCTCCTCCTGCCTAGCTGATGGctcctggggaggagctgctgtgccccgAGTCTGTCACTTCCCACAGCACAACAAGGACCCAAACCCCACAGGACCTGCATGgccagctgagctggcagccatGGTGATGGCCAGATGGGGCCATGGCTGCCCTGGAGTGCTGGCAAACCTCACCACCTCTGCTTGGTGgggcaggtgctgctgtggtgagcAGGAGAAGGTGATCTTAGCCTGGCTGCTCCTAAAGCTGGTCCTTCAGCTTcagctcccttccctgcctgccatggCTGGGAGATGTCCATTTCTCAGTGAAACATGCAAAGGGGCAGCTCAATCATGACCCTGCAACCTACCAGGGATGTCAGCCCTGGCCCATCCTCACACCTTCATGTTTGTCTCAGTCTGCAGAGCAACTCCATCAGCAGCTCCGGGGTCACTGCcctgacagcagctctctgctccaacAAGGGACTCACCAGCCTCAAGTGAGTGATggccccacagccaccctggcctgaaggtgctgctgggacatGGGGAGTGAGAACCTTTCCTTGTgtttggctgtgctggaggctgctctgtctctcctctggctgcaagcatcctctctccatcattGGCTACCTGTCCAGCTATGTCTcacaagcagggcagcagggatgggaggaTGGGAAAAAGCCCAGCTGGAGGATGCATAGAGAATGGAGCTGCAGATGctgatggggatggagatgctGATGGAGATGTTGTtgttggagcaggaccagaagaagccacagaaatgatcagagggtgGAACCTCTCTGctggagggccaggctggcagagttggggttgtgcagcctggagaggagaaggctccagggagacctcctggtggccttgcagagcTTCAAGAGGCtagaagagagctggggacagacttctgagcagggcctattggggcaggccaaggggggatggttggaactgcaagagggagactgagagtggagagaagggagaaaggtttggtgctgagggtggggagagcctgtgccaggctgcccagagagctgggagctgccccatggctggcagcagtgcagggcaggttggttggggctgggagcagcctgctgtggctgcagctgtccctgctggctgcagggcttgctctgggtgagcttggaaggtcccttccagcccagccagtccatgattccatgatgccaGGCCAGTCAGATAGACTTCCATGGGAGCAGATGGTCTCAGCCCCAgagtgggtgctgtggggagcTTTGGGgtagcagctgctgccttggctgctccccccagccctgtgtctctgcccagcctgcggGAGAACTCCATCAGCAAGGAGGGAGGCCCTGCCATCGCCCGCGCCCTGCGGACCAACAGCACCCTCAGGAAGCTGGAGTAAGTCCCatgtgccccagcagggcacccacacgGTGTCCCCGGAGTTGTCCCAAGCTCTGTGTGCATGACTTGTGTTCTCTGTCTCCAGCTTGGCAGCAAACCTGCTGTGTGATGAGGGCGGCAAGGCCATCgctctggccatggcagagaaCCAGGCACTCACCTCCCTCCAGTGAGTTTTCTCCTTGgacctggtttggtttggagccCCTCGTGTGGTCATGGGGCAGGGACACTGCTCCTgggccccagcccctccaggctgTGAGAGTGGCTTCCTCAGGTCACCCTGTGCCATCCAGGATGGACACACAGGGTCTTGCACATGGGTCACATCCCAGCCTCCACAAGGCTGGATGGGAGCAGTTGgatgctgagcctgcagggatCTGGCTGTCCTCACAGCTCTGAACTTCACCTTctgtcctctcctgcctgcagttTGCAGTGGAACTTCATCCaggccagcactgccacagccctggcacaagCACTACAGTCAaatggcagcctggccagcCTCGAGTAAGTGGGGACATGGGAACAGGTCCTGGGTAgcaccttcctcctgctccctgcccgagGCCCCTGGCCCCacgctgctgcagggcaggtggcTCTGCCGGCTGCCTCCCGCACTCGCTCCGGTGTCCCcatccagggctgctgcctggggctgcagcaagtCCCTGGCGGCCCAGGGCCTCCCTGGTcatgtgggcagggctggcaggctgtgtcctctgctggctgctgccaggtgccaggggcaggagcagccctctTGTGCCTTAGCTTGCAGGAGAACGCCATCGGAGACCAGGGCACGGCCGCCCTCGCCGCCGCGCTGGAGGTCAACACCAGCCTGGCGCAGCTCCAGTGAGTGTCCAGCCCTGCAGTCGCAGCCTGGCTAATTAGCTTGGCTAATTAGCACACCAGAGCCACCTCACAACACATGCTGAGCTCAGGGCCTTGTTCTTTTGCAGCCTGCAGGTGGCTTCCATTGGTGCAGCTGGTGCCCAAGCCCTGGCAGAAGCCTTAATGGTCAACAAGagcctgcagatcctggagTAAGTGCTTGGTGGGAGCACCAAGCCCCCATGGCTGTGACACTGCTGCCTAGGGCTCCCTGAGACCCTGGGCTTGAGGCAGAACTGCTCCCTCCTCATACTGTGTCTCACCAGACTTGGCTTGCCTGCTCCTTGACTTGCTGGTGTGGGGCTACCCCTCCCACCTCACCCTGTCACCCATGGAGAGTGTGGGGCTGGTTCCTCACCACCTGCCTTTCTTCCCAGCTTGAGAGGCAACTCGGTCGGCGTGGCAGGGGCCAAGGCCTTGGCCAACGCGCTGAAGGCCAACCGCAGCCTCCGGCGCCTCAAGTGAGTGTCCTGCgccctggggacagccaggAGAAGCCTTCCCAGAGTGGCGAGggggcagccaggccagcagctctcagtggGGCAAACCCTTGAGCTGGTGGCTGTGCCAGTGCCCACACCCCTGGCACACATTCCCTCCTGGTGGCCAcatctccctgtctctctctttctgagcttcctgcttcctgcagcttgCAGGAGAACTCTCTGGGCATGGATGGAGCCATCTGCATCGCCACCGCGCTGAGGGGCAACCACAGCCTCACCTACATGAAGTAAGTGACTGCTGTGCTGCATGCCAAGGGGAGACCTTGGCAATCATCAGGGAGCCttccccaccactgccaccGCCTGTTCCTTGCTGCCCTACAGCAACCTCCTCAGTGGGGCAGGGGGCCAGagctccctgtgctcctctTGGCATGACATCCACCATCCCCACACGGCTCCAGgccccacagctcctccctgggaaATCCTCTGGGGAGGTAAAACACCTCAAAAGCCATGGGGACTGACTTGTGCCtgttgtgccaggacaaggggggatggtttgaactgcaagagggagactgagagtggaga from Dryobates pubescens isolate bDryPub1 chromosome 4, bDryPub1.pri, whole genome shotgun sequence includes these protein-coding regions:
- the NLRC3 gene encoding NLR family CARD domain-containing protein 3, which gives rise to MSQGASDGRGLDRLLPQAVGEMHLTSVPGGDHLLPVEAGPPDSRGGWLSTGGKLPAGGEPMVQKHLESLQSSCGKGLETARLQRLTNLLLVEGLTDIQQKEHDILQLEATKGLQNISNSIPLEKLFLPLSKVSIPPRILVTIGVSGIGKSTLVKFFVYTWAKGEINKDITFVLPLTFRELNTHEKLSAERLICLALPHITEPSCILAGAARTLLILDGLDEFKTPLDFSNAVVCTDPKREMQVESLITNIIRGNLLQEASVWVTSRPAAAGQIPAGLVDRMTEIRGLGAAEMKDFLDQMFLDNRDLSNQVLHHIRANRSLHAMCTVPGICCISGSSIAYYLKTSAHHSQETTTSPRTLSEVYSYYFKMALSSDWPEKPRESLRIEQVVANSKKVVGSLGRLAFYGLLRRKHVFYEQDMKVYGVDLSVLQSSLCSRLLLKEEVQPFTAYYFSHLTVQEFLAALYYYTAAKRALFDLFTESGVSWPKLGFLSHFRSAVQRSLQAEDRQLDIFVRFLCGLLSPQVNKLLSGWLVVKDEHNSFRSQAISLLQDCLNTNYVISSRVVNTMHCLSEIQHTEVAKAVEEAMKNESLAGMLTPVNCSALAYLLQVSEVCVKETNLSNCLTYNICKSLLSQLLFCHNLRLDNNQFKDNAMELLGSVLSAKDCQIQKLSLAENQINNKGAKALARSLMVNRSLMALDLRSNSIGPTGAKALADALKKNQVLLSLNLQHNAIKEDGASFLAEALLSNHRLVTLHLQKNAIGAHGARKVAEALKQNRSLKELILSSNMVGDNGSVALAEALKVNHTLQSLDLQSNSISSSGVTALTAALCSNKGLTSLNLRENSISKEGGPAIARALRTNSTLRKLDLAANLLCDEGGKAIALAMAENQALTSLHLQWNFIQASTATALAQALQSNGSLASLDLQENAIGDQGTAALAAALEVNTSLAQLHLQVASIGAAGAQALAEALMVNKSLQILDLRGNSVGVAGAKALANALKANRSLRRLNLQENSLGMDGAICIATALRGNHSLTYMNLQGNRIGQSGAKMISDAIRTNAPDCVVDI